The Odocoileus virginianus isolate 20LAN1187 ecotype Illinois chromosome 24, Ovbor_1.2, whole genome shotgun sequence nucleotide sequence CTGCAGGAGGTGTAATTTATATAAGTTGGAGCTGAGTTGTTGACATGATGTTGCCTTTCAAAGACATTTAATCCAGcgtttatttctttctgttttgaagttttcttttcatattttgggTCTAATGGGTCGTTTCTCAGATATgttcccagtccatggaaaagCCACAATACTTGTGGTGCCTGATGGATGAAATTGCCCCAGAGCAGGCAGGCTGGACCGGGGACGGGGTGTCCAGCCAGGAGGGGGGAAAGCAGAGGGAGGATGGGCCCTCGGGTGGCGGCAGTGGTGAGGGAGTCTCAGAGAAGGAGTCGGAGCGtcccagggcaggaggaggctgGAGATTGCGGTAGAGGAAGAAGTCAGCGCCGGGGAGCACGTTACCCAAGTGAGAGCGTGAACACAGGGAGGTGAGGCTGGGGCACTGCCGTCTGTGCGGAGCAGAAGAGGAAGGCTGGGTTACGAGGACTGGGCCCTGGAGCGGTCCCGTCGCCTCCAGAGCTTTTCCGCCAGTCTCTGTCGTCACGTCCGGCCAAAGGGGACCAAAGAGCTATCCCCATTTCTCAGTTGTTCCAGATGCCCCAGTCCTGCTGGcccatccctctccctcttcccagAGCTTTTCAGGAAGCATCTGAGCTGCCGGTCTCAGGTCGGCTGGATGATGCCACAAGTGCCCGTATGAGGCAGCCCCGCTGTGGCCTGGAGGACCCCTTCAACGAGAAGACCCTTAAATACCTGCTGCTGGGTGAGAACTGAGCCTGGGaaaggggggggggtggtcaTGACTCTGGAGCAGAGGTGACATTGGGACAGCCTGGACCAGCTCATCATTGAATGGATGGTAATCTGGTAATTGACTGATCACCACTTGCCTGGAAGGGTTGTTTCTTGGCTTTGCTGAGTGAGTGCCCACACTCAGGGGAGCTGTCCAGAGCTGGCAAAGGTTTCTGTGCTTCTAATCTACTTTTTGGTTTGATAACCAGGCCGCTGGAGAAAGAAGCATCTGACCTTCCGCATCGTGAACCTACCGTCCACCCTGCCATCCTACACAGCCCGGGCAGCCGTGCTTCAAGCCTTCCAGTACTGGAGCAGTGTGGCTCCCCTGACCTTCCGCGAGGTGAAGGCTGGCTGGGCAGATATCCGCCTTTCCTCCCACGGCCGCCATAGCCCGCACTGCTCCAGTTCCTTCGACGGGCCCGGTAGGCAGCAGCTCTCAGCTCTCCCACCTCACAGGCCTCTGTCTCCTCGAGTCAGTGACTCTGGAAACTTAATGTCAGGCTACCCCCCTATGCTCAACTGCACCCACCCTTCTCATATTCCCTTGGGGAGCAACATGTCATCTCCCTGGGGCCTCAGCAAGCCTGTTTCTTTGAAGCTTATGCCTTCTTCCTTAGCTTAAGTTCCTCTGCCCAGGGCATGCTCCAGGGAGGACTGGAGGGCCAAAGACAGCAGAGTGGCCGGGAGGTAACAGGACAGAGCGATGGGCATCCGTGAGAGATCGGGGTGGTGACAGGGAAATCTGAAAGGAGTGAGAGGTGTCCAAGAGATAGTCCGTCTGCTTGGGGGGATCTTAAGGGGAGAGAGTAACTGGAGTTTGTAACAGGCAGGGGATGCTCAGCCCTAGGAGACTCTGATCTCCTGCCTGTCCACCTTTGCCTTGTCCAGGGCGGGTCCTGGCCCATGCCGACATCCCAGAGCTGGGCAGCGTACACTTTGATGAAGAGGAACTCTGGACTGAGGGGACCTACCGGGGGGTGAACCTGCGCATCATTGCAGCCCATGAACTGGGCCATGCCCTGGGGCTGGGGCACTCCCGATACACCCAGGCCCTCATGGCTCCTGTCTACGCTGGCTACCGGCCCTACTTCAAGCTGCACCCTGATGATGTGGCTGGGATCCAGGCTCTCTATGGTTAGTCCTTTCCCCTAGTCCTCATGAGGGTCAGTCTGACCAGTGTCTCTTCAAGCATAAAGACACAGGTCTAATCTTCATGGAGGGAAATggcctggcttctttctcttcctcctgccccgTTATTCAGGCTTCTTCATTTTCAGGAGTTGGTTTTCTTGTTTCGGCCTCACTGCGTGGTTAGCGGtatctcagttccccaatcagggactgaaccctggctgcggcagtgaaagcctggagtcctaaccactaggccccAGGGATCTCCCGGGAGCTCTGTTTCTGACACTTCCAGGTCTAGTCTTCCTTCCAGACCTCTCTCCTCCGACACCTGCTCTAGTGGATGAACAATGAACATTCCAGCAaccccctctctccctttctagTGCCTCTCAAAACTAAAACATGTCTCCTGCTGGTATCAATGTGATCTTTCCTCCCACCAACGAAAGCTCTCCAGGTTTTCATCTTCCTCTCTATGCGACCTCTGAGCTTAACTTACAGTAGGAGCGTGGGGAGGCCAGTGCTCTGAGTTCTTTCCCTGAGCAGTATTAGTTACCTTGCAGGCAAGAAGAGCCCAGAGataggggaggaggaggaggaagacacgACACTCCCCACTACCACCCTAGTGCCCACAGAGCCCGGGCCCATGCCAGACCCCTGCAGTGGCGACCTGGATGCCGTGATGCTGGGTAAGACCCTTTCCCTCCAGGCTTGTAGGCAGGCAGTGGGGCAGGCCGCTGTCCTTGAGACCTGGACAAATGGGAGTGACATAGGACCTCAGGGTGATCAGTGGAGGTTAGACTCTAGGCAGGGGTTAGTGGCCATGGATGGAGGCAcgtggcctggggagggaggattCAGAGCTAAATTCAAGATGGGCCAGGCAGGACATTACCTCCGTTGTTGGCCTGTGAGAACCACCAAACACATCCGGAAATGCAGCAAGGTGGAGAAAACAGTCTTGACAAATGTCTATAGAGAGGGTGTTACACCCACGTGGAAGGACGACGTGGGAGCCACCTGGAGCAGACGGTGAGGTCCCTAAGTGGGAGCAGCTATCCACAGGGCTGATCTGCTGTGAAGGACAAAGGAGAGGCTGAACACTTCTCTGCCCTTAATAATCCTCTCCTTGAATGAAAGTTGAATGAATCTTTGGGGAATCAGCCTGCCTGAGCTACCCAGAAGTCTTTATTTGACggctgtcttaaaaaaaaaattatttggcagcCTCTGGACTTTGTTTCATCACATGGGGTCATCTGTTGAGGCGCATGGTCTAtctagttgtggctcaagggTTCCAGAATCCATGGGCTCAGTCATTGTAGCACatggcttagctgctctgaggcatgtggaatcaccctggaccagggatcaaacccgtgtcccctgcattggcaggcttattcttaaccgctggaccagtAGGGAAGTCCCGATACCTGTCTTTTTGACTTGTTGACATACCTCCTGCTCTTAGGGCCCCGAGGAAAGACCTACGCCTTCAAGGGAAACTATGTGTGGACTGTGACAGCTTCAGGATTGGGTCCCTTGTTCCAAGTGTCTGCCCTCTGGGAGGGGCTCCCAGGAAACCTGGATGCAGCCGTCTACTCTCCTCGGACCCAATGGATACACTTCTTTAAGGGTAAGGGCGCTAGTTTACACCGTGCTACCAGAGGAGGGCCTGTAATTAGAGACGCCAtaaaaggagggagggatgagAAGTTTCTAGAGGGTGGAACGGAGGAGCTGAAAGTTATCACCTGGGGACAGAGGTGACTTGTTCTTTCCTTATATGCTCTCAGGAGACAAGGTGTGGCGCTACACTAATTTCAAGATGTCTCCTGGCTTTCCCAAGAAGCTGAATAGGGTAGGACCCAACCTGGATGCTGCTCTCTATTGGCCTATCAACAAAAAGGTGTTCCTCTTTAAGGTATAACCCTCAAAGGAAGGGCAAATTCCTCGTAGGAGGGGCGGGCCACCTCCCATGAAGAGCAAAGACTTGCTCTGGACGGAAGTTCTGCAGGTGCCATGGACTGAGAGTAGACCttggtgggggtggcgggggggggggggggtccctaaGCCCTCTTGTCATCCTTCTCTTCTCGCTGCCTACCCCACACCTAGGGCTCTGGATACTGGCAGTGGGATGAGCTGGCCACTACTGACTTCAGCCACTACCCCAAACCAACCAAGGGATTGTTTACAGGAGTGCCAGACCAGCCCTCGGCCGccatgagctggctggatggccgTGTCTACTTCTTCAAGGGCAAACAGTACTGGCGCCTCAATCAGCAGCTTCAAGCAGAGAAAGGCTTTCCCAGAGATACCGCCCATAACTGGATGCACTGTCGTTCCCCAAACACCACCGCCTCAGATGGGGACACTGATTCCTCGGTCACAGGCACAGACCATTCAGCCACAGGATAACACTGGATACCATTTCCTTGGGCCATAGATACACCCTGAACTCTGACGGCTCACCCAGAGATACAATCTTGGACGTTGTCCCCTCAGTCACAGACTTCAGCACCCTTTCATTCCCTGGTAATGTCACTCTCTCAGAGGCCTGAGGCCTCAATCAAATGTCTGCTGCAGCACAAGCATGAAGCGTGGACCTCAAGCCTCTAAACGACCCGGCTCCAGTCCCCACCTCCCTGTCCTCTTTCCCTCCTGGCCAGTGACTCCCACTCAGCCTCCAGCTCCATCCATTTCTCCCCATCCTAGATAGCACTTCCAACTATGTCATTTTCTCTCTGGAGGACATTGGCAGAAGAAAGGCATCCATCAGGCATTTAGCTGACAGCAGGCCACAGCTGGGAATGCCTGGGTCCTGTTCTTCTTAGATAAAGAACAAGGAAACAGCATGGCCAGTAAAATGAGCAAGGGCTTTGGAATCCTTGAGAATCACATCAACTTGcttatgactttgggcaagtcaatTAACCTTACTAAGCCTCAGGTTTCCCATCTGAAAAATAAGGTTAACACCAATCCTGCAGGGTTGTTGCATTAAGTGAAATACTGCATGTGACGCGCCTGGCACATCTGTGCTTAATAAAGGTTAACTCCATgttcatagggcttcccaggtgactcagtggtaaagaatttacctgctaatgcaggagatacagtttcaattccctggaggaggaaatggcaacccactccagtatccctgtctgggcaatcccatggacagaggacctggtggactacagtccttggggtcacaaagggttggacacgactgagcgactgtgcgCGCGTGTACCATGTTCGTAAGAGAGGACTGAACGGTTCTtcctctggtgtgtgtgtgtgccgctCCTACAGTGGCCTGGCCTGATGAAAATACCTTCATCAGATCTTTAAGGGACAGAGGACTCATCAGTATGGCTAACTCGTTGTTTTGGGgtgcaaagaaaggaaagaggagcaACAGAAGAGGCTAGACTCCGAGGTTCAGTGTTCCATGTCATTTTATTCACACGTTCCCATGTTCCTCTTCCCTCCCATCGTAACCTTGCTGCTGGGGGAGGGACATATCTTCCTTCACGCTGTCTGAGGAACCAGGGAACAGACTTTGGGCAGGTGAATCAGGGGAGCGGAGAGTTAGAAAGGGTTAGCGGCTGGGACGATGCTCTGGTTAAGATTAGTGGCCCCTATAGTGAGAGGCAGAGAAGGCACTTGTCTCCCACACAGCCCTGAAGACCAGGCTCCTTTGGGAAAAAGGGCGAGATTCTGGCACGTGGGCCAATGCTCTCTGCTTGGAGCAAGAAGCCAGCTTTGAGGGGCTGTGGGTGCTGAGCCAGGCAGTGCCCTGTGGTCCCCCCACATTGAGAAGTGAAAGGGAAGCACCATGGAGGACAGATACCCCCAactgaggtgggagaagggggctTGAGTCTGGAGGTCCAGAGAGAAAGGcgaaccaggaactgaactgctCTCTGATGAGGGGCCTGGGAATCAGGGATCCCAGAGCCCCACTGGTGCCCTTCTCCCCATCAAAAAGCTATCACGTGGTTTAGGAGCCTTCCTGATTTTCTATAGGTAGGTCCTCTGAAAACAATACCCTTTACTGATCATTGAGAGGCACACTGAGGTGGGCATACAGAAGGCTACTTGGGTAATGGCCCTCCTTGGTTTGGTTTGAAGGGAATGAGGGAGTCAGTTACTTTAGGGACCAGCACACCTCTATCACTGCACAGAGGTAGGTGCTTATATTTCCATTCCTCTCCTTACCCCACCCAGAGTCCTCTATATCTGTCCCTGAAACATATCCCTACAGGGCTGGTCTGGGTTGGAGCACAGATTCCATCTCCAAGTCC carries:
- the MMP19 gene encoding matrix metalloproteinase-19 isoform X2 → MDWQRLWLGFLLPLTVSCRVVGPGEKEAAVDYLLQYGYLQRPLEGLDNFRPEDVTEALRAFQEASELPVSGRLDDATSARMRQPRCGLEDPFNEKTLKYLLLGRWRKKHLTFRIVNLPSTLPSYTARAAVLQAFQYWSSVAPLTFREVKAGWADIRLSSHGRHSPHCSSSFDGPGRVLAHADIPELGSVHFDEEELWTEGTYRGVNLRIIAAHELGHALGLGHSRYTQALMAPVYAGYRPYFKLHPDDVAGIQALYGKKSPEIGEEEEEDTTLPTTTLVPTEPGPMPDPCSGDLDAVMLGPRGKTYAFKGNYVWTVTASGLGPLFQVSALWEGLPGNLDAAVYSPRTQWIHFFKGDKVWRYTNFKMSPGFPKKLNRVGPNLDAALYWPINKKVFLFKECQTSPRPP
- the MMP19 gene encoding matrix metalloproteinase-19 isoform X3, giving the protein MDWQRLWLGFLLPLTVSCRVVGPGEKEAAVDYLLQYGYLQRPLEGLDNFRPEDVTEALRAFQEASELPVSGRLDDATSARMRQPRCGLEDPFNEKTLKYLLLGRWRKKHLTFRIVNLPSTLPSYTARAAVLQAFQYWSSVAPLTFREVKAGWADIRLSSHGRHSPHCSSSFDGPGRVLAHADIPELGSVHFDEEELWTEGTYRGVNLRIIAAHELGHALGLGHSRYTQALMAPVYAGYRPYFKLHPDDVAGIQALYGKKSPEIGEEEEEDTTLPTTTLVPTEPGPMPDPCSGDLDAVMLGPRGKTYAFKGNYVWTVTASGLGPLFQVSALWEGLPGNLDAAVYSPRTQWIHFFKGDKVWRYTNFKMSPGFPKKLNRVGPNLDAALYWPINKKVFLFKGSGYWQWDELATTDFSHYPKPTKGLFTGVPDQPSAAMSWLDGRVYFFKGKQYWRLNQQLQAEKGFPRDTAHNWMHCRSPNTTASDGDTDSSVTDTILDVVPSVTDFSTLSFPGNVTLSEA
- the MMP19 gene encoding matrix metalloproteinase-19 isoform X1 produces the protein MDWQRLWLGFLLPLTVSCRVVGPGEKEAAVDYLLQYGYLQRPLEGLDNFRPEDVTEALRAFQEASELPVSGRLDDATSARMRQPRCGLEDPFNEKTLKYLLLGRWRKKHLTFRIVNLPSTLPSYTARAAVLQAFQYWSSVAPLTFREVKAGWADIRLSSHGRHSPHCSSSFDGPGRVLAHADIPELGSVHFDEEELWTEGTYRGVNLRIIAAHELGHALGLGHSRYTQALMAPVYAGYRPYFKLHPDDVAGIQALYGKKSPEIGEEEEEDTTLPTTTLVPTEPGPMPDPCSGDLDAVMLGPRGKTYAFKGNYVWTVTASGLGPLFQVSALWEGLPGNLDAAVYSPRTQWIHFFKGDKVWRYTNFKMSPGFPKKLNRVGPNLDAALYWPINKKVFLFKGSGYWQWDELATTDFSHYPKPTKGLFTGVPDQPSAAMSWLDGRVYFFKGKQYWRLNQQLQAEKGFPRDTAHNWMHCRSPNTTASDGDTDSSVTGTDHSATG